Proteins encoded in a region of the Flavobacterium sp. MDT1-60 genome:
- the apaG gene encoding Co2+/Mg2+ efflux protein ApaG, translated as MVSQITRGIKISVLTSFEGTYFKNYKIHFAFSYVVTIENHSKDSVQLTSRHWEIFDSLNDLEVVDGEGVIGKKPVLKPGENHTYSSGCLLSSPYGAMKGHFNMINFTTTKTFKVIVPTFRMCAPFALN; from the coding sequence ATGGTTTCTCAGATCACAAGAGGCATAAAAATATCTGTTTTGACTAGTTTTGAAGGTACTTACTTCAAGAACTATAAGATTCACTTTGCCTTTAGTTACGTAGTTACGATTGAAAACCACAGTAAAGATTCAGTACAATTAACTTCTCGTCACTGGGAAATTTTTGATTCTCTTAACGACTTAGAAGTTGTTGATGGAGAAGGTGTCATTGGAAAAAAACCAGTTTTAAAACCTGGAGAAAACCACACCTATAGTTCTGGTTGCTTGCTTTCATCTCCTTATGGTGCGATGAAAGGTCATTTTAATATGATCAATTTTACTACTACCAAAACGTTCAAAGTTATTGTTCCGACTTTTAGAATGTGTGCTCCATTTGCTTTAAATTAA
- the pdeM gene encoding ligase-associated DNA damage response endonuclease PdeM, whose amino-acid sequence MRILINNQKFILHQSGAVFWEEKKMLLISDVHLGKVTHFRKHGIGIPKEAIFENFNRLKTVLEIFGSETIIFLGDLFHSKINTEWNFFTDWIKEHSQKIILVEGNHDIISKSNYEDLNIEIYSELIIDDFLLTHHPTEKEEFFNFCGHIHPAIQLKGLGRQFLSLPCFFRKPNQLIFPAFGEFTGNSYMTPTENDKAYAITREGVIEISIN is encoded by the coding sequence ATGAGAATATTAATTAATAATCAGAAATTCATTTTACATCAATCTGGTGCCGTTTTTTGGGAAGAAAAAAAGATGCTTTTAATTTCGGATGTTCATTTAGGAAAAGTGACCCATTTTAGAAAACATGGAATCGGAATTCCGAAAGAGGCTATTTTTGAAAATTTTAATCGTTTAAAAACGGTTTTAGAAATATTTGGTTCAGAAACCATTATTTTTTTAGGAGATTTATTTCATAGTAAAATCAATACCGAATGGAATTTTTTCACGGATTGGATAAAAGAGCATTCACAGAAAATAATTTTAGTGGAAGGGAACCACGATATCATTTCAAAAAGTAATTACGAAGACCTGAATATTGAAATTTACAGTGAATTGATTATTGATGATTTCTTGTTAACGCATCATCCAACAGAAAAAGAAGAATTTTTTAATTTTTGCGGACATATTCATCCTGCCATACAATTAAAAGGATTGGGAAGACAGTTTTTAAGTTTGCCTTGTTTTTTTCGAAAACCAAATCAGCTGATTTTTCCCGCTTTTGGAGAGTTTACTGGAAATTCCTATATGACTCCGACAGAAAATGACAAAGCATATGCAATCACAAGAGAGGGTGTAATAGAAATTTCGATAAATTAA
- a CDS encoding ligase-associated DNA damage response DEXH box helicase → MNRDELYVLAENWFKDQGWKSFPFQTQTWTAFLQGKNGLLNAPTGSGKTYALWFPIVLDYIKQNPDYKTTRGKAERSVAKHKSGLKAIWITPLRALSVEIKQAAERIITDLDLSLTVGIRSGDTSQNERTKQSKKMPDLLITTPESLQLLLGSKEFAKTFANCSAIVVDEWHELLGTKRGVQMELALSRLKTVAPKMKIWGISATIGNLELAQQVLLGLDSEAYKNSVLIKANINKKIKVLSILPEKMESYPWRGHLGLHLIDEVAKIIRRSKTTLIFTNVRSVCEMWYQAILEKYPEFAGDMAMHHGSISREVRQWVENAIRNEELKVVVCTSSLDLGVDFAPVETIIQIGGPKGVARFLQRAGRSGHQPGKESVIYFLATHAIELIEASALKKAAAKTIVEDRIPYLNSWDVLVQYLNTLAVSEGFSPDEIYKEIKQTFCYQNMTKENWNWILNFITNGSQSLQAYDEFKKVEIEEDGRFKINSRLIAMHHRMQIGTIVGDAVLNVKYLSGGYIGTIEEWFASKLKPGDVFTFAGKRLELFRVKNMQVLVRKADLKKSSKTVSWMGGRMALSVQMSELLREELYAANTDNLTPELKALKPIFDRQRKESIVPDANEFLIETFKTREGFHAIFYPFEGRFVHEALASMLSYRISLLFSITFSLAYNDYGFELLSDQEIDMEAIFDNDLFSTEYVHHDLQKSLNSTEMARRKFRDIAVIAGLVFTGMPGRPVKTKHLQSGSQLLFEVFRDFEPDNLLLHQAFIETFEHQLEEGRLIQALERINRQTIVWKQCNKPTPFSFPIITDRLREKLSSETLQERIKKMTASYMK, encoded by the coding sequence CCTGATTATAAAACCACCCGAGGCAAAGCCGAACGGAGCGTAGCTAAACATAAGTCAGGATTGAAAGCCATTTGGATTACACCTCTACGAGCGCTTTCTGTTGAAATAAAACAAGCTGCTGAACGAATTATTACAGATTTAGATTTGTCATTAACAGTGGGAATTCGTTCTGGAGATACTTCGCAAAACGAAAGAACAAAACAGAGCAAAAAAATGCCTGACTTGCTGATTACAACTCCTGAAAGTTTACAATTGCTTTTGGGATCAAAGGAATTTGCAAAAACTTTTGCCAATTGTTCTGCCATTGTTGTTGATGAATGGCATGAATTATTAGGCACAAAACGAGGTGTTCAAATGGAATTGGCTTTGTCAAGATTAAAAACAGTTGCCCCAAAAATGAAAATTTGGGGAATTTCAGCCACCATTGGAAATTTGGAATTGGCACAACAAGTATTGTTAGGTTTGGATTCTGAAGCGTATAAAAATTCAGTTTTGATAAAAGCAAATATCAACAAGAAAATAAAAGTGCTTTCAATTCTTCCGGAGAAAATGGAGAGCTACCCCTGGCGTGGTCACTTAGGTTTGCATTTAATTGATGAGGTGGCCAAAATCATTAGGAGAAGCAAAACCACTTTAATTTTTACCAATGTTCGTTCCGTTTGCGAAATGTGGTATCAGGCAATTCTGGAGAAATATCCTGAATTTGCCGGCGATATGGCCATGCATCACGGAAGTATCAGTAGAGAGGTTCGGCAATGGGTTGAAAATGCGATCAGAAATGAAGAATTAAAAGTGGTAGTTTGTACCTCAAGTCTGGATTTGGGGGTTGACTTTGCACCGGTTGAAACGATTATTCAGATTGGCGGACCAAAAGGCGTTGCACGTTTTCTGCAAAGAGCAGGAAGAAGCGGTCATCAACCGGGGAAAGAGAGTGTTATTTATTTTCTTGCCACACATGCAATTGAATTAATTGAGGCATCGGCACTAAAAAAAGCGGCTGCAAAAACGATTGTCGAAGATCGTATTCCGTACTTGAACAGTTGGGATGTTTTGGTTCAATATTTAAATACGCTGGCCGTTTCTGAAGGATTTTCCCCGGATGAGATTTACAAGGAGATAAAACAAACTTTCTGCTATCAAAATATGACTAAAGAAAATTGGAACTGGATTCTCAATTTTATTACTAACGGAAGTCAGAGTTTACAAGCTTATGATGAATTTAAGAAAGTAGAAATCGAAGAAGACGGACGTTTTAAAATCAATAGCAGATTAATAGCTATGCACCACAGAATGCAAATTGGGACTATTGTTGGAGATGCAGTTCTTAATGTTAAATATTTAAGTGGAGGTTATATTGGAACTATTGAAGAATGGTTTGCCTCTAAACTTAAACCAGGAGATGTTTTTACGTTTGCCGGAAAAAGACTCGAATTATTCCGTGTCAAAAATATGCAGGTTTTGGTTCGGAAAGCAGATCTGAAAAAAAGTTCTAAAACAGTAAGTTGGATGGGAGGCCGTATGGCGTTGTCTGTACAAATGAGTGAATTATTACGTGAAGAATTATATGCGGCAAACACTGACAATCTAACTCCCGAATTAAAAGCATTAAAACCTATTTTTGACAGACAGCGGAAAGAAAGTATTGTTCCTGATGCCAATGAATTTTTAATTGAAACATTTAAAACCAGAGAAGGATTTCATGCTATTTTTTATCCTTTTGAAGGAAGGTTTGTACATGAAGCCTTAGCGAGTATGTTGTCTTACCGAATTAGTCTGTTGTTCTCCATCACGTTTTCATTAGCCTATAATGATTACGGTTTTGAACTACTTTCCGATCAGGAAATTGATATGGAAGCTATTTTTGATAATGATTTATTTTCTACGGAATATGTACATCACGATTTACAAAAAAGTCTGAATTCGACCGAAATGGCAAGAAGAAAATTCAGAGATATTGCTGTAATCGCCGGCCTGGTTTTTACAGGAATGCCTGGCCGACCAGTTAAAACCAAACATTTGCAAAGTGGTTCCCAATTACTTTTTGAAGTCTTTCGGGATTTTGAGCCTGACAATTTATTGCTGCATCAGGCGTTTATAGAAACATTCGAACATCAGTTAGAAGAAGGACGTTTGATTCAGGCTTTAGAAAGAATTAACCGGCAAACGATTGTGTGGAAACAGTGTAATAAACCAACGCCTTTTAGTTTTCCAATCATTACAGATCGACTCAGAGAGAAATTATCAAGTGAAACACTACAAGAAAGAATCAAAAAAATGACAGCCAGTTACATGAAATAA